One Purpureocillium takamizusanense chromosome 1, complete sequence genomic window carries:
- a CDS encoding uncharacterized protein (COG:S~EggNog:ENOG503P9WK), translating to MHHHRRKSGNTSMTDVRKSVGATDPSTKMRRPGMTRRHTPVNAQKLGRSHRERERDRHDTWDDERESFPQFCMTCEKQFVPHDEKFLYCSDACRRIDQQSSSTTPQSATAHLRGYNSSSYPPYTSGNPEPKDIIPRAAPSRPTSMHFSSSPPASPRAANPSAQYSHHHHQISAISALRSLSIGPPSPPSPTASNASSLWPFGRSVVPSPGNSYTKPSAPYL from the exons ATGCATCACCACCGCAGGAAGTCAGGCAACACGTCCATGACGGACGTGCGCAAGTCTGTAGGAGCTACCGATCCATCGACTAAAATGCGCCGACCAGGCATGACCCGACGACACACGCCCGTCAACGCCCAGAAGCTTGGCCGAAGTCACCGCGAACGAGAACGAGACAGACACGACACGTGGGATGATGAGCGGGAAAGCTTCCCCCAATTCTG CATGACATGCGAGAAGCAATTCGTCCCGCACGACGAGAAGTTCCTGTATTGCTCCGACGC GTGCCGACGGATCGACCAACAAAGTAGCTCGACTACGCCACAGTCTGCAACGGCCCATCTTCGCGGCtacaacagcagcagctaccCTCCTTATACGTCAGGAAATCCCGAACCCAAAGACATCATCCCTCGCGCTGCCCCTTCACGGCCCACCTCGATGCATTTCAGTAGTTCTCCTCCCGCGTCCCCCCGAGCAGCGAATCCGTCAGCTCAGTacagccaccaccatcatcaaaTATCAGCCATCTCCGCGTTGCGATCCCTGTCAATCGGCCCTCCCAGCCCTCCCTCGCCAACCGCGAGCAACGCCAGCAGCCTCTGGCCCTTTGGGCGAAGCGTCGTGCCAAGTCCGGGAAACTCTTACACGAAGCCGTCGGCACCGTACCTCTAG
- the DRS2 gene encoding aminophospholipid translocase (COG:P~EggNog:ENOG503NX4W~TransMembrane:10 (i267-284o290-309i490-513o544-565i1057-1076o1096-1118i1138-1156o1176-1197i1204-1227o1247-1266i)) — MAGRPTGGRPGGPAGNRDDLLLDLDSDQPIYNDGQRSALNDDDLMRSYTLDHDPQSRPSVSYDDFVGASGPSAAGRPSGGAGLTAGGQSATGPYTHRQYSQTSDLGNYQRYADDFDDYPTDGDSYYQHGGAMSGGPGPRSARNNARNRNSVLSLGGGFLGKVKNRLGMGEGYSEMDLPLTEPGQERGGPAGDAAQQDHQSKKFDMGNFKFGFGRSKPDPSTLGPRIIHLNNPPANAANKYVNNHISTAKYNVATFLPKFLFEQFSKVANIFFLFTAALQQIPGLSPTNRYTTIAPLLVVLAISAGKELVEDYRRRQADNALNTSRARVLRGTSFTETKWINVAVGDVVRVESEEPFPADLVLLASSEPEGLCYIETANLDGETNLKIKQALPETSSMVSPSELSRLGGRIKSEQPNSSLYTYEATLTMQSGGGEKELPLNPEQLLLRGATLRNTPWIHGVVVFTGHETKLMRNATAAPIKRTKVERQLNWLVLVLVGMLIALSVICTVGDLVMRSVQFDSLSYLYLDRINNAGKVAQTFAKDMVTYWVLFSSLVPISLFVTVELVKYWHGILINDDLDMYHDKTDTPATCRTSSLVEELGMVEYVFSDKTGTLTCNQMEFKQCSIAGIQYADAVSEDRRATSPDDLENIHDFNRLRSNLREGHESAPAIDHFLSLLAICHTVIPEMTEKGHIKYQAASPDEGALVQGAVELGYKFTARKPKSVIIETGGQELEYELLAVCEFNSTRKRMSAIYRCPDGKIRCYCKGADTVILERLSDQNPHVEATLRHLEEYASEGLRTLCLAMREIPEQEFQEWYQIFDTAATTVGGTRADELDKAAEIIEHDFFLLGATAIEDRLQDGVPETIHTLQQANIKVWVLTGDRQETAINIGMSCKLLSEDMMLLIVNEESAAATRDNLQKKLDAIRTQGDGTIEMETLALVIDGKSLTFALEKDLEKLFLDLAVMCKAVICCRVSPLQKALVVKLVKKHKKQSILLAIGDGANDVSMIQAAHIGVGISGMEGLQAARSADVAIAQFRFLRKLLLVHGAWSYQRVSKTILFSFYKNITLYMTQFWYTFQNVFSGQVIYESWTLSFYNVFYTVLPPLALGILDQFISARLLDRYPQLYMMGQQNSFFKLKVFAQWIANAFYHSIILYIFGELIWYGDLIQGDGKTAGHWVWGTALYGAVLLTVLGKAALVTNNWTKYHVLAIPGSMAIWYVFIAAYGTVAPMVNFSTEYHGVVPRLFTSPIFWLQTLVLAIMCLLRDFAWKYTKRMYRPQTYHHIQEIQKYNIQDYRPRMEQFQKAIRKVRQVQRMRKQRGYAFSQADESQTRVLQAYDTTKHRGRYGEMASSRPTDR, encoded by the exons ATGGCTGGAAGGCCAACAGGAGGTCGCCCTGGCGGTCCCGCCGGGAACCGCGACGACCTTCTGCTGGATCTCGACAGCGACCAGCCCATATACAATGACGGCCAGCGGTCCgccctcaacgacgacgacctaATGCGCTCTTACACCCTCGACCACGACCCCCAGAGCCGACCATCGGTTTCCTACGATGACTTTGTCGGCGCATCAgggccctcggccgccggaCGCCCGAGCGGAGGGGCTGGGCTGACCGCGGGCGGCCAGAGTGCCACCGGGCCATACACTCACAGGCAGTACAGCCAGACATCAGATTTGGGCAACTACCAGCGTTAcgccgacgactttgacgactACCCCACGGATGGTGACTCGTACTACCAGCACGGTGGCGCCATGagcggcggccctggccccAGATCCGCCCGGAACAACGCGAGAAATAGAAACAGCGTGCTGAGCCTCGGCGGGGGCTTCCTGGGCAAGGTCAAGAACAGGCTGGGCATGGGCGAGGGCTACTCGGAGATGGACCTCCCCTTGACGGAGCCAGGACAAGAACGTGGAGGtcccgccggcgacgccgctcaGCAAGATCACCAGAGCAAGAAGTTCGACATGGGCAACTTCAAGTTCGGGTTCGGCCGAAGCAAGCCTGATCCCTCCACACTTGGCCCCCGAATCATTCATCTCAACAATCCGCCGGCAAATGCTGCCAACAAATACGTCAACAATCACATCTCGACCGCCAAATATAACGTCGCGACATTCTTACCTAAATTTCTCTTTGAGCAGTTTTCAAAAGTTGCCAATATTTTCTTCCTTTTCACGGCCGCCCTCCAGCAAATTCCGGGCCTTTCGCCGACGAACCGCTATACCACCATCGCACCCCTACTTGTTGTGCTTGCCATCTCCGCCGGAAAggagctggtcgaggacTACCGGAGAAGACAAGCGGATAACGCGCTGAACACGTCCAGAGCGCGGGTATTACGAGGAACGAGTTTTACGGAAACGAAATGGATCAATGTGGCAGTGGGAGACGTGGTCAGGGTGGAATCGGAAGAGCCATTCCCCGCGGATCTGGTCCTCCTGGCGAGTTCGGAGCCCGAGGGTCTCTGTTATATCGAAACAGCAAACCTGGACGGCGAAACGAATCTGAAGATCAAGCAGGCGCTGCCcgagacgtcgtcgatggtgtCGCCAAGCGAGCTGAGccggctgggcggccgcatcAAGTCGGAGCAGCCGAATAGCAGCCTGTACACGTATGAGGCGACGCTCACCATGCAGTCCGGAGGTGGCGAAAAGGAGCTGCCCCTCAACCCcgagcagctgctcctccgaGGTGCCACCCTACGCAACACGCCGTGGATTCATGGCGTGGTTGTTTTCACCGGCCACGAAACCAAGCTGATGCGAAACGCCACGGCAGCTCCCATCAAGCGAACAAAGGTGGAGAGGCAGCTCAACTGGCTCGTGCTTGTGCTCGTGGGCATGCTAATCGCGCTGAGCGTGATCTGTaccgtcggcgacctcgtcatgCGCAGCGTGCAGTTCGACTCGCTTTCATATCTCTACCTCGACAGGATCAACAACGCCGGCAAGGTGGCGCAGACGTTTGCCAAGGACATGGTCACGTACTGGGTCCTGTTCTCCTCTCTGGTTCCCATTTCCTTGTTTGTCACTGTTGAACTGGTCAAATATTGGCACGGCATTCTTATCAACGATGACCTCGACATGTATCACGACAAGACTGACACCCCGGCCACGTGCAGAACGTCGAGCTTGGTCGAAGAGCTCGGCATGGTCGAGTATGTGTTTTCCGACAAGACAGGCACCTTGACGTGCAACCAGATGGAGTTTAAGCAATGCTCGATTGCGGGCATCCAGTACGCCGATGCGGTGTCTGAAgaccgccgcgccacgtcgcccgacgacctcgagaaCATCCATGACTTTAACAGGCTCAGGTCCAACCTCAGGGAGGGACACGAATCTGCCCCAGCCATTGACCACTTCTTATCCCTACTGGCTATTTGCCACACTGTCATCCCCGAGATGACGGAGAAGGGCCACATCAAGTACCAAGCGGCGTCTCCAGACGAGGGTGCGCTGGTGCAAGGCGCAGTCGAGCTCGGATACAAGTTTACTGCTCGCAAGCCGAAATCTGTAATCATTGAAACGGGCGGCCAAGAGTTGGAGTACGAGCTTTTGGCCGTTTGCGAGTTCAACTCAACCCGAAAGAGAATGTCCGCCATTTACCGATGCCCGGACGGCAAGATCCGCTGCTACTGTAAAGGCGCCGACACGGTGATTCTTGAGCGGCTGAGCGATCAGAACCCGCACGTCGAAGCCACGCTTCGGCACCTGGAAGAGTATGCGTCGGAGGGGCTGCGCACGCTCTGCCTCGCGATGCGCGAGATTCCCGAGCAAGAGTTCCAGGAGTGGTACCAGATCTTCGACACGGCCGCAACGACGGTCGGTGGCACCCGCGCGGATGAGctggacaaggcggcggaAATCATCGAGCACGACTTCTTCCTCCttggcgccacggccatcgAGGATCGGTTGCAGGACGGCGTTCCCGAGACGATCCACACGTTGCAGCAGGCCAACATCAAGGTCTGGGTGCTGACGGGCGACCGACAAGAGACTGCCATCAACATCGGGATGAGCTGCAAGCTCCTGAGTGAGGACATGATGTTATTGATTGTCAACGAGGAGTCGGCTGCGGCCACACGCGACAATCTTCAaaagaagctcgacgccatcagAACGCAGGGCGATGGCACGATCGAGATGGAGACCCTGGCGCTCGTCATCGATGGCAAGTCACTGACCTTTGCGTTGGAGAAGGACCTCGAGaagctcttcctcgaccttgccgtGATGTGCAAGGCCGTCATATGCTGCCGCGTTTCGCCGCTGCAAAAGGCCCTAGTCGTGAAGCTGGTCAAGAAACACAAGAAGCAGTCGATTctgctcgccatcggcgacggagcAAACGACGTTTCCATGATTCAAGCTGCCCacatcggcgtcggcatcagCGGCATGGAAGGCCTACAGGCCGCTCGAAGCGCCGACGTAGCCATTGCCCAATTTCGCTTCCtgcgcaagctgctgctcgtccatggcgccTGGAGCTACCAGCGCGTGAGCAAGACGATCCTGTTTTCGTTTTACAAGAACATTACCCTTTATATGACGCAGTTCTGG TACACTTTTCAAAACGTCTTTTCGGGACAAGTCATCTATGAATCATGGACCTTGTCCTTCTACAACGTCTTTTACACggtgttgccgccgctggcgctcgGCATCTTGGACCAGTTCATCTCGGCACGCCTGCTGGACCGCTACCCGCAGCTGTACATGATGGGCCAACAGAACAGCTTCTTCAAGCTCAAAGTTTTCGCGCAATGGATCGCCAACGCGTTCTACCACTCCATTATTCTGTACATCTTTGGCGAGCTGATTTGGTACGGCGACCTGATTCAAGGCGAtggcaagacggccggccaCTGGGTCTGGGGTACCGCCTTGTACGGGGCGGTCCTCCTCACGGTGCTaggcaaggcggcgctggtgacGAACAACTGGACCAAGTACCACGTGCTGGCGATTCCGGGCAGCATGGCCATCTGGTACGTGTTCATCGCCGCGTACGGAACCGTGGCGCCCATGGTGAACTTCTCGACCGAGTACCACGGCGTGGTCCCCCGCCTGTTCACGAGTCCGATATTCTGGCTGCAGACACTGGTCCTGGCGATCATGTGCCTACTGCGAGACTTTGCGTGGAAGTACACGAAGCGCATGTACCGCCCGCAGACGTACCACCACATCCAAGAGATTCAAAAGTACAATATTCAAGACTACAGACCCAG AATGGAGCAGTTCCAAAAGGCGATCCGCAAGGTCCGACAGGTGCAGCGGATGCGCAAGCAGCGCGGGTACGCTTTTTCGCAGGCCGACGAAAGCCAGACGCGCGTGCTCCAGGCGTACGATACGACCAAGCACAGGGGACGGTACGGAGAGATGGCGAGCTCACGACCAACGGACAGGTGA
- a CDS encoding uncharacterized protein (EggNog:ENOG503P6H9~COG:S) has product MVCAKCQKLGKGTTLATPEVKKKSEMYYGSPASSSKSTGASKSTTVGQSGIVKSKLLSKSAKNPYAQYSSSCSKCKTKITQGHTFCHTCAYKNEGMAALVSLSLSDYHLLQNQLVPCAANPTKRAHQRPQRCLAKSLRSSNVRYSPSQPLAPRDGSSSGSGGCLHRVLPNHGILPRPPTALI; this is encoded by the exons atggtctGCGCCAAATGTCAGaagctcggcaagggcacgACGCTCGCCACACCCGaggtcaagaagaagagTGAGATGTACTACGGttcgccggcgagctcctccaaATCAACCGGTGCCAGCAAGTCCACGACCGTGGGTCAAAGCGGAATCGTAAAG AGCAAGCTCCTATCCAAGTCGGCCAAGAACCCCTATGCTCAGTATTCAAG TTCATGTTCAAAGTGCAAGACCAAAATTACTCAGGGACATACTTTTTGCCACACTTGTGCATACAAAAACGAAGGTATGGCGGCCCTTGTGTCGTTGTCGCTGAGTGACTACCACTTACTACAAAACCAGCTTGTGCCATGTGCGGCAAACCCAACAAAAAGGGCTCATCAAAGGCCCCAACGGTGTCTGGCCAAAAGTTTACGCTCAAGTAATGTGCGGTACAGCCCATCCCAACCATTGGCCCCGCGAGatgggagcagcagcggatCCGGGGGTTGTTTGCATCGCGTCCTCCCAAATCACGGCATTCTTCCGCGCCCACCTACAGCGCTGATttga
- a CDS encoding uncharacterized protein (MEROPS:MER0017177~EggNog:ENOG503NZHF~COG:I), giving the protein MDASKLTPYDPRVRYESAVVRGKTYKYIVGEPKITLPVATIFLIHGFPDCSFGWRNQIPYLMKLGFRVVVPDLLGYAGSDTPQDLAQFSFKSMSADIRELARKFVGDGQIVLGGHDWGGALVWRVALWYPELLKGVFSVCTPFNAPMKPWLPLQDLIAMGKLKNFTYQLQLAGPDVEKEIQGEEKLRQFLNGMWGGSGPNRERALIPEQGVLLDNLPKLNRTVLLSEEELNHYVEKYMLQSVPQLRGPLNWYRTRKINWEEELPLADKDTKLEMPTMYIAAKNDTALPPSMSIGMERYMPKLTRAEVGGSHWALTGASDEVNAHIGKWLKSLFEGDVKSAL; this is encoded by the coding sequence ATGGACGCGAGCAAGCTCACCCCCTACGACCCAAGGGTCCGATACGAATCGGCCGTGGTCCGCGGCAAGACGTACAAGtacatcgtcggcgagcccaAGATCACGCTTCccgtcgccaccatcttCCTCATCCATGGGTTCCCGGACTGCAGCTTTGGCTGGCGCAACCAGATCCCGTACCTCATGAAGCTCGGCTTCCGCGTCGTTGTGCCCGATCTCCTGGGCTACGCCGGGTCTGACACCCCGCAAGACCTGGCCCAGTTCTCTTTCAAGAGCATGTCTGCCGACATCAGGGAGCTGGCACGCAAAtttgttggcgacggccagaTTGTTCTTGGTGGACACGACTGGGGTGGTGCCCTCGTCTGGAGGGTCGCTCTGTGGTACCCGGAGCTTCTTAAGGGTGTCTTCAGCGTCTGCACACCGTTCAACGCACCCATGAAGCCCTGGCTACCTCTGCAGGACCTCATTGCCATGGGGAAGCTCAAGAACTTCACAtaccagctccagctcgctGGACCAGACGTGGAGAAGGAGATTCAGGGCGAGGAAAAACTCCGCCAGTTTCTGAACGGCATGTGGGGAGGATCCGGCCCCAACCGCGAGCGCGCTCTCATTCCCGAGCAAGGCGTCCTGCTGGACAATCTGCCCAAGCTCAATAGGACCGTTTTGCTTTCTGAGGAGGAGCTGAACCACTATGTCGAAAAGTATATGCTCCAGAGCGTGCCGCAACTCCGAGGACCGCTCAACTGGTATCGCACGCGCAAGATCAactgggaggaggagctgcccctggccgacaaggacacGAAACTTGAGATGCCCACCATGTACATTGCCGCCAAAAACGACACCGCGCTGCCACCTTCCATGTCCATTGGCATGGAACGATACATGCCCAAGCTGACCAGGGCTGAAGTCGGCGGCTCTCACTGGGCATTGACGGGTGCCAGCGACGAAGTCAACGCGCACATCGGCAAGTGGCTGAAGTCCTTAttcgagggcgacgtcaaATCAGCGCTGTAG
- a CDS encoding uncharacterized protein (COG:S~EggNog:ENOG503P3YQ): MATEQAVDVDAPASPPLASERRSPIDDGRRKRKASSPEARSDDGPVKRARPGSEDRASPPPRRRSPSPAYRRDSHGSGQERRPSVTQEDKKRGKRLFGGLLSTLSQAGSSSQQKRRQEIERRQQIKMKEQTAEDDKRRAEKKAELHKIRMEQQIHLEEQVMRNRHAKELRLAQFLCTRARPVIYYRPYRLSEREEDIIDDQISDVKVDIARDLEDFKYRKERHLRRYGLNKDTDSRPREQTPAAMPVPDIGPPPSPRPSANAEDVVPQPEKEDLDIRDAEPVEQGPAPQHSQHRDPHDDSGDVLVEGEEDMVIY, encoded by the exons ATGGCCACGGAACA agccgtcgacgtcgacgcaccggcgtcgccgccactcGCATCCGAACGCCGTAGTCCTattgacgacggccgccggaAACGCAAGGCCTCGAGCCCCGAAGCGCGTAGCGACGATGGCCCGGTCAAGCGTGCCAGGCCTGGCAGCGAGGACAGGGCCTCCCCTCCGCCCCGCAGACGATCCCCTTCGCCTGCTTACCGACGAGATTCTCATGGGAGCGGTCAAGAGCGCAGACCATCAGTCACTCAAGAAGACAAAAAGCGTGGCAAACGCCTGTTTGGTGGGCTGCTCAGCACACTCAGCCAAgcgggcagcagctcgcAGCAGAAGCGTCGGCAGGAGATtgagcggcgccagcagATTAAGATGAAGGAGCAGACTGCCGAAGACGATAAGCGCCGGGCTGAGAAAAAGGCAGAGCTACACAAGATCCGCATGGAGCAGCAGATTCACCTCGAGGAGCAAGTG ATGCGCAACAGACACGCAAAGGAGCTTCGCTTAGCCCAATTTCTCTGCACCAGAGCCCGGCCCGTGATT TACTACAGACCCTACCGCCTGTCAGAAAGAGAAGAGGACATCATCGACGATCAGATAAGcgacgtcaaggtcgacATTGCCCGCGATTTAGAAGACTTCAAGTATCGAAAAGAGCGCCACCTCCGACGGTACGGACTCAACAAGGACACTGACAGCCGACCCCGAGAGCAGACCCCGGCAGCCATGCCTGTGCCCGACATTGGCCCGCCACCGTCCCCGAGACCCTCCGCAAACGCCGAGGATGTGGTCCCGCAACCTGAAAAGGAGGATCTCGATATTCGAGACGCCGAGCCGGTCGAACAGGGGCCGGCGCCACAGCATTCCCAACACCGTGATCCACACGACGACTCAGGCGACGTTCTCGtggagggagaagaggacATGGTTATTTACTAA
- a CDS encoding uncharacterized protein (COG:E~EggNog:ENOG503P12H~TransMembrane:14 (i53-70o90-111i123-145o151-171i183-203o209-230i251-268o288-310i322-341o347-369i390-408o420-440i480-499o511-530i)): MALSRLFGDGAASDTTAKGSDAQAHVDEFASKHDHLDRDQLARLGKKQVLRRTFGFFSIVGLSCTVLITWEGSLILFQQGLMNGGPAGVIYSYLFVWLGNLSVFSTLSELASMAPTSGGQYHWVAMLAPRSCSKVLSYVTGWLAVGGWQGTVATASYLSGSMIQALIIMTVSSYEPQPYQGTLLSWAVAAFCVFINVLASVWLPRFESLILVLHIAAFFAILIPVVALGPHSDARTVFATFQNGGGWPTQGLSFFVGMIGQVFAFVGVDAAFHLSEEVHNAAVVVPQSIILSMLINGTLGFAMNIAVLFCMGNLDDALNSKLPFAFMEIFLQATRSVAGAATMSALVLVLAISATVGIYASTSRVFWSFARDRGLPFWKPLSKIDPRTAVPRRAVLVTATISCLLGLINIGSSTAFNDVVSLSVSGLYASYLIATILLLYRRCTSGFSLPDAATPLPALANTAGAELVWGNWHVPGALGIINNGVACVYLTIVLFFSLWPPATPVSAATMNYSVLVTGAVAIFSAVYYVVWARKVYRGPVVET; this comes from the exons ATGGCTCTTTCAAGGCTCTTTGGGGATGGGGCGGCGTCCGACACCACGGCCAAGGGCTCCGACGCCCAAGCCCACGTCGACGAATTCGCCTCCAAGCACGACCATCTTGACCGCGATCAGCTTGCGCGACTCGGCAAGAAGCAGGTCCTGAGACGCACATTtggcttcttctccatcgtcggcctCAGCTGCACCGTCCTCATCACGTGGGAGGGATCTCTCATCTTGTTCCAGCAGGGCTTGATGAATGGTGGTCCGGCCGGCGTCATCTACAGTTACCTCTTCGTCTGGCTCGGCAACCTCAGCGTCTTCTCTACCCTCTCCGAGCTAGCCTCTATGGCTCCGACGTCTGGTGGCCAGTACCATTGGGTCGCCATGCTTGCCCCCCGGTCCTGCTCCAAGGTTCTCAGCTATGTGACGGGTTGGCTGGCGGTCGGTGGATGGCAAGGCACAGTGGCCACTGCCAGCTATCTCTCTGGCAGCATGATCCAGgcgctcatcatcatgacTGTCTCCTCGTACGAACCTCAACCTTACCAAGGGACTCTTCTCTcctgggccgtcgccgccttctgcGTCTTCATCAATGTCTTGGCTAGCGTCTGGCTGCCTCGCTTCGAGagcctcatcctcgtcctccacaTTGCCGCTTTCTTTGCCATCCTGATCCCCGTGGTCGCCCTTGGGCCGCATAGCGATGCCCGCACCGTCTTCGCCACATTCcagaacggcggcggctggccgacTCAAGGATTGTCCTTCTTCGTTGGCATGATAGGGCAAGTGTTTGCCTTTGTCG GCGTCGATGCTGCGTTTCAC CTGTCCGAAGAGGTCcacaacgccgccgtcgttgtgCCCCAGTCCATCATCTTGAGCATGTTGATCAACGGCACGCTGGGGTTCGCCATGAACATTGCCGTCCTGTTTTGCATGGGCAATTTGGACGACGCGTTGAACTCCAAACTGCCCTTTGCCTTTATGGAAATCTTCTTGCAGGCCACTCGCTCAGTCGCCGGGGCGGCTACCATGTCAGCCCTGGTGCTGGTCCTGGCCATCTCGGCCACCGTTGGCATCTACGCGTCGACGTCTCGCGTATTCTGGTCCTTTGCCCGCGACAGAGGTCTCCCGTTCTGGAAACCTCTTTCCAAG ATCGACCCTCGGACGGCCGTGCCACGTAGGGCGGTCCTCGTCACTGCCACCATATCTTGTCTACTGGGACTCATCAACATTGGATCCTCAACAGCGTTCAACGACGTAGTGTCGCTGTCGGTCTCGGGTCTCTACGCATCCTATCTCATCGCGACGATTCTGCTCCTCTACCGCCGGTGCACCAGCGGGTTTTCACTGCCCGATGCCGCGACCCCCCTACCCGCCCTTGCCAACACGGCGGGCGCAGAGCTGGTCTGGGGAAATTGGCACGTTCCCGGGGCATtgggcatcatcaacaacggAGTGGCATGCGTATACCTAACCATTGTACTGTTCTTCAGCCTGTGGCCTCCGGCGACCCCAGTCAGCGCCGCGACAATGAACTACAGCGTCCTGGTCACAGGCGCGGTCGCCATCTTCAGCGCCGTGTACTACGTCGTCTGGGCGAGGAAGGTGTATAGGGGTCCCGTTGTGGAGACCTGA
- the ini1 gene encoding Pre-mRNA-splicing factor ini1 (BUSCO:EOG09265DWT~COG:S~EggNog:ENOG503P2QV), translating into MSRHHPDLVMCRKQPGIAIGRLCDKCDGKCPVCDSYVRPTTLVRICDECSFGNYQNKCVVCGGEGISDAFYCFECTRLEKDRDGCPKIINLGSSRTDLFYQKKTNRTTNY; encoded by the exons ATGTCGCGCCACCATCC CGACCTCGTCATGTGCCGAAAGCAGcccggcatcgccatcggccgGCTCTGCGACAAGTGCGACGGCAAATGCCCCGTCTGCGACTCGTACGTGcgaccgacgacgctggTGCGCATCTGCGACGAGTGCAGCTTCGGCAACTATCAAAACAAGTgcgtcgtctgcggcggcgagggcatctcCGACGCCTTTTACTGCTTCGAGTGCACGCGCCTCGAGAAGGACCGCGACGGCTGCCCCAAGATTATCAACCTCGGCAGCTCAAGAACAGAC CTCTTCTACCAAAAGAAAACGAATCGGACGACAAATTACTAG